A region of the Leeuwenhoekiella sp. MAR_2009_132 genome:
GAATCCGTTCTTTTTATGATTAAATTCTCTGGTGGCCTTTTTAAATGACCTCCAGGTAGGTTCATTATCTTTTTTAGGAACTTTACCTATTTCAAAAAAGGATTCTCTCAATAAATTTACTTCCTTCATCTGCTTTTGCCAACCGCCGTGTGAAGTAGGTGGTTTTGCAGCAATTGCTTCAATCTTAGAAATAACTTCTTCTTTCTTTTCTAAATTCTCTTCAAAAACTTTATCAATATTCCTAAAATACTCCTGACGTGCATCATGAATTTTCTTAGTAGCATTGCTAAATTTCTCCCAGATTTCTTCTCTATATTCTTTAGAAACAGGTCCTATTTCTTCTTTCCAGATTTTATGAAGCATCTGTAACTCTTTGAAGGCTCTATTTACGTCAGACTCTTTAGTAAGTTCTTCTGCCTGCTCTATGAGTTTTAATTTTTTATCTAAGTTATCCTTAAAATCTTTATCTCTAAACTCTCTATTAAGATGTAAAAAATCATAGAAATTCTCTACGTGATGGTGGTAATTATTCCAAACGAGATTGTAGCGGTCACGCGGGATGTTACCTGCATTACGCCAGCGGTCTTGTATGTCTTTAAATTTATCAAACGTGGTGTTAATGCTATCTTCACCACCTAATTCATTTTTTAAATCTTTTAACTCTTCAATAAGTGCCGTACGCGTCTCTAAATTTGCATTAAGGTCTTTCTTTAGATTTTGATAATAATGGTTGCGTTTATCACGGTATTCGTAATACAGGGAATTGAAGTCTTTTTTTAACGGATTATAATATCTGAAATCAATTATATTCCCACCTTCTTCAAGAAACTTGTCTTTAGCCTCGTCCTGCTCTTCTTCAAATTTTGCGATGAAAGAGGCTCTTAAGTCATTTACGTGCTCTTTAATTGCCTGAACGTTGTATTTATTGAGGAGATTTTTAAATTCTTTTATAAGCTCTTCTTTACTTAAGCTATCATAATCTTTATGCGGAATAGTATCACGTTCTGAAATGCTCTCGTCTTCTACATCTTTGCTAAGTGCAGTTTCGAGATCTTCATTTTCTTCATCTTCATCCTCATCTTCAACTACAAAGTCTTCATCATCTTCTGTGCTTTTTGCAGCTTGTATTACAGCTATAGACTCCGTAGTGAGTGCATCATCTTGATTTTCAGTAGCGTGGTCTTGTTGATCATCATTTGTGGGAACAGCGTTCTCAGAAGACTCTGGTTTCAAAGCTTTATCTTTAATCTCTTCGGTTTGCTTTTCGGTCTTAGATGCTTTGTTTTCTTCAGACATTTCTTTCAATGTTAAGGTGCTTAATTTATTGAGTTAAAGATACTATTAACTGTTCAAATAGCAAGAGCCCCTTATTTGATAGCGATTAATTCCAGATTTCCCAGGCAGCTTCAGCTTGTAATTTCAACATTTCTAGTCCGTTGGCTGTTTTTGCACCTTGCTCTCTACCATTTTTTAAAAATTGCGTTTCAGCAGGATTATACACCAAATCGTAAAGTAAATGATCTTTTGTAAGTACACGATAAGGAAGTTTAGGACATTCTAAAATATTAGGATGTGTTCCCACCGGAGTAGTATTTATTAAAAGTGTGTATTTTGATAAAATGGCACCGTTAAGTTCGTTGTATGAAAATTGTCCTTTTTTAGGCGTACGTGATACAAATTTATAGGAGATGTCTTCTAATTCTAAGGCGTAAGCAATTGCTTTAGACGCGCCTCCTGTGCCTAATATTAATGCGTGATTGTGACTTTTTTGATTTAAAAATGGTTGTAGTGATTTTCTAAATCCAATATAATCTGTATTAAAGCCTTTTAATTTTCCATTTTGCTGCCGCTTAATCGTATTTACAGCACCTATTGCACTAGCATGCTTATTCATCTCATCAAGAAATGGAACCACAGTTTGTTTATAGGGTATCGTCACGTTAAACCCAATACAATCTTTTCTTTTCTGAAAAAGTTCTTTTATTTCCTCAGGAGACTTACAATCAAAATTAGAATAAGTTCCCTCAATAGTTTCTTTTTTGAATTTTTCATTAAAGTAAACTCTTGAAAAAGAATAATCAATATTCTTACCTATTAGCCCCAATTTAATCATATGCATTACTAGAATTACACCTTGTTTTTTACAAGTAATTAATTACAATATTAAATGTCAAAGATACCCTTTTTATTTGGTTAGGCGCGGGTGTTTTCCCCGTATTTACCTAGCGCCATAACACTTACTATACCAATAAATATAAAAATTGTCGCGATTATATTTTCAGTAGAAAACTGTGTGGGTATAAACCGATCATAATTGGTAAGAATGGGATCGCCTACGCGATCATAATTAATTTCGCCTAGAGTATTTGTTTCAAAGATGGGCCTTTTCCAGGGCCAAACAACTCCTAAAGAACCGGTAATAAAACCTATAATAGCAGCATTTGTCTGATTTTTAAATCTTTTTAAAAGAAAAGCCAGAAAATTAGATAAGGTTACTAAACCTGTAGCAGAACCTAAAGTGAATATTGCCAATACTTTTAATAAGCGTATTCTGAAGGGATTGTTAATAAATGAAAAGTCACCGCGTATAAGATCTGAAATGGTATCAAATAAAGCATTTACAGAGTCTACGAGTAATAGGACATAATTGCCTAGTAAAATTAATATAAATGATCCCGAAAGGCCGGGCAAGGTCATCCCTGAGACACCTATTATTCCACAAAAGAACACAAAAATTAAATTATCATTCTGTGTAGCGGGTTTTAATAAACTTATACCTATACCCGCTACAATACCTAAACATAAAATAATAAGATTAGCACGCGACCACTCATTAAAGTCTTTAGCTATTATATAAACACTACCTATAATCATCCCAAAAAAAGCACTCCATACATAGAGCGGATAGTGCTCAATTGCGATATCTAAGATTTTTGAAACACTAAAATAACTAATAATCATGCCGAAAATCAGCAAGAATAGAAACCTGCCATTAACATAACGTGCAAAACTTCTAATACGACCTCCCAGAAGTAATTTAAAAGCTGTTTTGTTTACTTTTTGAAGCGAGTAAATAAATTCTTCATAAAAACCAGCTACATAAGCGACCACACCTCCAGATACGCCCGGCACTTTATTAGCCGCGCCCATGGCGAGACCTTTTAGAACCAGCCAGATTTTATCTGATAGGGTACGGTGTTTAGATTCCATTCTTTTGTTTAGAATTGGCAAAACGTTCTAATAAGAAAATAGTCAAAAAGCCTATTACAGCCAGTATAATTACAGCAATAATTTGTGGGTTGCCTTCAAAATTCTGAGGTAAAATGCTTTTCTCTAATAACGCAACTTCTTTACCGTGAGAATTTGTACGGTAAGAGAGTACTTCTTTCCAGGGCCAAACTTTATTAAGCGCACCTATCATAAATCCTGTTAGTAGGGCAAGGGTTAAATTCTGATGATTTTTAAATAAATAGGTAAGTACCTTTGAAAATGCTTTTAAACCAATTATACATCCCAACATAAAGAGAAGTAATTTTAATGCTGCGTCTTTGATCATGGCAAAGTCCATTGCTATTAAGCCATCTACAAAATTGCGAACGGTACCTAAAACAATGCTATATGATCCTAATAGAAGAAGAATAAAAGATCCTGATATACCCGGTAAAATCATGGCAATAATTGCGATGAATCCACTTAAAAAAATAAACCAGTTACTGGCTCCTGCGCTTAACGGTTCTGCAATTGTGATGTAATATGAGAACGCAATACCTATGATGCCAGTTATAAAAACACCTATAGAATAGCTTTGTATTTGTTTTCCTATATAAACAATACTGGCTACAATTAATCCAAAAAAGAAGCCCCACAGCAAAAGTGGTTGTTCTTCTAGTAAATAGGTTATGAGTTTTGCAAGCGATAAGATACTTATAGCTACGCCAAGAAAGAGTGCACCTAAGAATTTAAGGTTATATTCTTCAGCCGCATTAGAAAAACCGTGTTTCTTCCAATATTTAAAGAAAGAAATATCAAGTTTATCTATCGTGGCAATAAGTTCTTCATAAATGCCGGCAATAAATGCTATAGTACCTCCAGAAACCCCGGGAACTACATCTGCAGCACCCATAGCTAAGCCTTTTAAAGTAACTACCGCATAGTTAAGTAGTGATCTGTTTTGAGACATTGGTTGTATTGGTTATGCCTCAAATGTAAGAAAACAATTAAGAATTCTTGGCGCGCTTTATTTTTTCTAATACAGATCTTTTAGCATAGGCAAAGGGAAACAACTCTTCAAGAATAATATCAAACTCGGTATCTATTTTTAAAGCATTTTCTAGGTGAAAATGGCCTTTGTCGTCTTCTCCTAAAGTAAAATATAGGCCAGAAAGTCTATATTCAATCTCTGGAGATTCGGCATAAAAAGCTTGTGCTTCAATAAGATTTTGCACGGCTGTATCTAACTCTCCTAAATTGATTAAAATGTCACAACGTGTTAACCAGGTATCCAGTTCATAATTACCCAGTTCTAATGTTTTGCTGTAACCGCGTTCTGCTTCTTCATAAAACTTAAGGCGATTATTTATTTTAGCATATCGTTTCCAATACAATACATTATCCTCATCTATATTAATGGCTTTGTTGATGTAATACAGCGCATTTTGATAGTCCATCTTTTTAGTATAGAAATCAGTAATAGCTATCCATCCTTTATCTAAAAGTGGATCTTCCTTTACAGTTTTTAAAAAGTAGGTTATAGCAAGATCGTCTGCGTGTAACTTCTGGTAACATTTACCCATGCGTAAGTAGGCAAAAGAAGTAGGATCGTCTAGCCCTAGCGTAATTTGGTAATTTTCAATCGCTTCATTGTATTTACCTAATTTCTCAAGTACTTTACCTTTTTCAAAATAAGCGCCAATAAATGTATCGTCACTAATAATTGCAAAGTCAAAAGCGGCAAGCGCTTTTTGATAATTTTTTAAATCAAAATATTGCTTGCCTACTTGATGCCAGGCCACTTCACAATAGGGATTATTGTCCAAAAACATATTGAGGTAGTCTATTGCCTCTTGATGCTGCTCAAGAAAATCAAAGCAATAAATAACATTATAAAGCGCAGAATAATCGTC
Encoded here:
- a CDS encoding DUF349 domain-containing protein translates to MSEENKASKTEKQTEEIKDKALKPESSENAVPTNDDQQDHATENQDDALTTESIAVIQAAKSTEDDEDFVVEDEDEDEENEDLETALSKDVEDESISERDTIPHKDYDSLSKEELIKEFKNLLNKYNVQAIKEHVNDLRASFIAKFEEEQDEAKDKFLEEGGNIIDFRYYNPLKKDFNSLYYEYRDKRNHYYQNLKKDLNANLETRTALIEELKDLKNELGGEDSINTTFDKFKDIQDRWRNAGNIPRDRYNLVWNNYHHHVENFYDFLHLNREFRDKDFKDNLDKKLKLIEQAEELTKESDVNRAFKELQMLHKIWKEEIGPVSKEYREEIWEKFSNATKKIHDARQEYFRNIDKVFEENLEKKEEVISKIEAIAAKPPTSHGGWQKQMKEVNLLRESFFEIGKVPKKDNEPTWRSFKKATREFNHKKNGFYKDQKKEQYDNLQKKIDLIQLAEDNKDNEDVQTTIDLMKRIQADWKKIGHVPRKDSDKIWKRFKKACNHFFDRLHAEKNEILEEEKVNLEKKITLLEKTKGIKLEGTPEENLKEIKAIIKEWKDTGRVPHSKKSIDQDFNKVLDGLFKTLDLSRKDAELIKYDNRVASLADQDGDHALNKERFFITKKIEESKAEINQLENNLGFFQHVADDNPLVKEVHKNIAEHKKTLEIWKAKLKKLKTLY
- a CDS encoding shikimate dehydrogenase family protein — encoded protein: MIKLGLIGKNIDYSFSRVYFNEKFKKETIEGTYSNFDCKSPEEIKELFQKRKDCIGFNVTIPYKQTVVPFLDEMNKHASAIGAVNTIKRQQNGKLKGFNTDYIGFRKSLQPFLNQKSHNHALILGTGGASKAIAYALELEDISYKFVSRTPKKGQFSYNELNGAILSKYTLLINTTPVGTHPNILECPKLPYRVLTKDHLLYDLVYNPAETQFLKNGREQGAKTANGLEMLKLQAEAAWEIWN
- a CDS encoding DUF368 domain-containing protein; the protein is MESKHRTLSDKIWLVLKGLAMGAANKVPGVSGGVVAYVAGFYEEFIYSLQKVNKTAFKLLLGGRIRSFARYVNGRFLFLLIFGMIISYFSVSKILDIAIEHYPLYVWSAFFGMIIGSVYIIAKDFNEWSRANLIILCLGIVAGIGISLLKPATQNDNLIFVFFCGIIGVSGMTLPGLSGSFILILLGNYVLLLVDSVNALFDTISDLIRGDFSFINNPFRIRLLKVLAIFTLGSATGLVTLSNFLAFLLKRFKNQTNAAIIGFITGSLGVVWPWKRPIFETNTLGEINYDRVGDPILTNYDRFIPTQFSTENIIATIFIFIGIVSVMALGKYGENTRA
- a CDS encoding DUF368 domain-containing protein, yielding MSQNRSLLNYAVVTLKGLAMGAADVVPGVSGGTIAFIAGIYEELIATIDKLDISFFKYWKKHGFSNAAEEYNLKFLGALFLGVAISILSLAKLITYLLEEQPLLLWGFFFGLIVASIVYIGKQIQSYSIGVFITGIIGIAFSYYITIAEPLSAGASNWFIFLSGFIAIIAMILPGISGSFILLLLGSYSIVLGTVRNFVDGLIAMDFAMIKDAALKLLLFMLGCIIGLKAFSKVLTYLFKNHQNLTLALLTGFMIGALNKVWPWKEVLSYRTNSHGKEVALLEKSILPQNFEGNPQIIAVIILAVIGFLTIFLLERFANSKQKNGI
- a CDS encoding tetratricopeptide repeat protein encodes the protein MKFNQEHEEDNFPLTRFESMLKTNDVLFFDSDDFENIVNHYLENGKIALAKKAVKLGLDQHPSSSNLKLFKIEILIFEDKLEDADRLLAELYELEPQNEEVYIQKANIYSKQDDHLKAIELLEIALELTDDDADIYSLIGMEYLFMDDYQNAKLNFMKCIEVDEDDYSALYNVIYCFDFLEQHQEAIDYLNMFLDNNPYCEVAWHQVGKQYFDLKNYQKALAAFDFAIISDDTFIGAYFEKGKVLEKLGKYNEAIENYQITLGLDDPTSFAYLRMGKCYQKLHADDLAITYFLKTVKEDPLLDKGWIAITDFYTKKMDYQNALYYINKAINIDEDNVLYWKRYAKINNRLKFYEEAERGYSKTLELGNYELDTWLTRCDILINLGELDTAVQNLIEAQAFYAESPEIEYRLSGLYFTLGEDDKGHFHLENALKIDTEFDIILEELFPFAYAKRSVLEKIKRAKNS